The DNA window ACAATCCTGTTCCCAGTCTCCTGTCCAGTTATCTCCTAGAGATGTTCTGCATCCCATGTAGTTGGCCATGTCTCCCCTGTAATCTGGAAGGTTGTTAACAAAGTAGGATGAACCATACTTGGCTGAAAGTTCGTGAACAAGTTTTAAATCATCATAAAACTCGTCATTCATCATATTGGCCCTTAGATTGTAGATGGTATTTGGGAAAAGGTGTGGTTTTCCGTCAGAATCCCCTGCCAGAAGTGTTTCAGTGAAAGCCCTCTGTAAAAGACGGGTTTCTTCTTCATAGTCCCCATAAACTCCTACCTGTTTTCCCTTGGGACCGTATGCAGGTTCGTCTTCAAGGAACTTAGGCACTGTAAATTCTAGGTTCATGGATGTGAAAGGAACTTGTGAACCCCTTGCAGCGTATGCCATGTTCAAATTGTATATGAGCATTTCAACTGCCTGTTTAACCTTTCCATAAGGCAATCCAGCAGCAAATGGTGCAACAAATACATTCCATAGACTCATTGACTGTCCACCGCTCATGTTTTGCTGTGCAGCCAACATTATTTCCCCGGAATGGTTCATTAAAGTTTCTATATGGTTTGGAGGTCCTGCTACTGATGTGTGATCGCCGGTCCCATCAACTTTAAGTCCATGTTTAATGAAAAAACGAAGATCATGCTGCAAACAGTTTAAAGGTCTGCCTGCAAAAAATTCTAAGTCATGAATATGAATATCCCCACTCATATGGGCGTCGGCAAGCTCGTTTGGTAAAATTCTCAAAAGAGCATACTGTTTCAAAGCTTCATCTGCAACATATTTGTGAACTGTTTCAGGGTTGTGGATCATGTTGGCATTATCACGTGACCCATTTTTTATCAGGTTAGTGATGTTGTAAACAGGAATACCCAGTCTTGTATATTTCTTACGGAGAGTTTCTAGTCCGTTTTCAACCAGTTTAGTGTTTACAATTTCTCTTATCATTGGAGCCGTTAAGTAGTCCACATCCAATTTTTTAAGTTCTTTCCATGTTTGTGTCGCTATTTTTCTGGCTAATTCACCAGATGCTTCTGTTTCGACGATTAGAGTTTTTTCTATTTTTCTCTGATCGAACGGTTCTATCGTGTCCCTTGTGGTACGCACCTTCAGGGCGGTTGATGCCAGATATTTGTCAGCTGTTTTTAAATCTACCTTCTTGAGGCAGTCGTAAACTAACATTTTTATCTCAGCTGTTGATATTCCATCATATGCTGCCTTAGCAACGTAAGATGATATTTTTTCAGCTGCCCATAGTGGGGCTCCCACCATTAAGCATGATTTCACGATTTTTTCATGGGTAAATCTTTCAAAGATCCCATTATTCTTTATGACACACGTTTGTGCCCTTGTTGGAAGAGCGGCTATGATCCGTTCGTTCCTTTCTATATCTTCCCTCATGACAACACCTGTATTTTATATTTATTTCATGACTATTAATTTTTATTCTTATTTTCGACGAACCTATAGGATGTGACCTGTTTCAAATCTACTAGTTAAAAATTGTTTGTAGATTCAAAAACAAGTTTTTCTGGTTAAACTGTTTGTATCCACACATATTAAAATGTTTGGTAATATACGAATAATCTGTCCGGTTCATAAGAAAACATCCAAAGAACTTTGTTTAGACTTATCACTCTCAAATAGTGAGTTTATGCTTGTTTCAATTAGTTCTATCCTTTGCACAAGGTATTCATCTATAGGATACCTTTGGGAAAGATTTTTTGATATTTCAAGGTATTTGACTACGGATCCCTTTGATATGCTTAGTATAAGATTACTGCCACATGAACAGTTTCCAGATAATGGAATCCTACGATATTTCCTTCCACATTTTGTACATCTAACCTTCTGCCTAGAAAATGCTCTGCTGTTTCCTGCCATATCCGGTAGGAAATGCGAAGTTAAAACTCCTTCAACAACACCCTTCTGATCTACTGCCCGTATTCGCTCTGCAAGTTTAATCTGACCATCAACCTTTTCCTTCATGGTTGGAAGTGTTTTGTAGAGGCATACCTTTGGGCCGCTGTGGATGCTTGAAGTGGTGTGTGAGTAGATCAAACCTTGATACTGATCCTCGGTTCCCAGCCTTCTTTTAACATTGTCAACCAAGTCAAGTACATCAGATGGTTTTTCAAAATCTAAGGTCTTTTCGTAGAGTTCTAGTGGAATATAAGGCATGGCATCTATGTTGTGTGATTCATCATCAATTTCTTCAGGATCAATACGTGAAGACAAAACCAGTGGCGCATCCATCTTACCACCCCTTGTACTTGGAAGATAAACCTTGGAAAAGTTCAGCAAAGCATCCAAAAGCAACATAATGGAATCTTCGTCACTGTCGCAATTTCTCCTCTTAGCTGAGTGAAAGTATGGATGGGCATAACAACATGCTGCCTTTGTGAAACCCACAATTCTACCAAGAACCCCTGCCGAGGTATGGGGTGCAAGGCCAACAACCAGTTGTCCCACAAGATCTTCCCTTGTTTGTACGTTGTAGAACCTCTCAAGTCCGTATAGCTGCTCAAGAAGATCATCCACAAAATGGGATACCCTGATCAAGTAGTCGCCGCAGTTCTCAGAGACAACCACATCTTGAATTTTGATCTCAACTATCTGGTCAGGATCTTCAATCTTGTCACCATGAATATCATTTGTGTATCCAAGTTCCAGTAGTTTCTGAGGAGTCACACCAATTTCACTGGGTATGAAGTGGGTGAGTGGAAGGTTGGTTGAATCATGCCTAATTGTAGCATCTTTAAAGGTAAAAACATCATTTTTAGCCCTTAATATTCCTTTTTCCAGGGGTTCTGGGAATTTGTCTTCTGATATCATCCCAACCACGCCCTTTATTTCATCAATTTTCCTGACACCCACATTTTCGTATGCCTTTTTAAGGAGGTTTGCAAGGTTGATTCTTTTCTTTCCCGAGCTAGTAGGTTCAGTTCTAGCACCACATACTGGACACAAAGCCTGCATCGATCCAACACCACATTCAGTGCATTTACATCTTGCTATGTCTACGTTAATTGTGCCCTTCTTAGCTGCATCAATTATGTTACGCCTGTTTCCTCCATTTGTTCCAATTGGGAAAAGAGCGTGAGGTGCTGGTTTCATTTTCCTTTCCTTGGATTTTTCAGGCCTACCCACCCTGGCTCCAAGATAAGTTGGTGCCTTGGCCATAATTTGAACTGGAGCAATTGAGTTCACAGCTTCCAATGTGTTTGAACCTTCAGTTTCCACTGGCCGGTTCAAGGTATTTAAAAGCACGTAAGCATCTTCCCTAGAGATAATCAGTTCATCTCCATCAATCTCGTGGGGAATTCCCAGAACTTCTAAAATCCTTTTTTCTGGAGAGATAGGAAGTTTTAATCCACCAGAACCTTCATCATAGATCCTTTCTGAAACTGCCTTTAAATCAGGGTCGTCACTGGTTTTCAGTTCCCTGTTTATGAACTGGATCAGTTCGTTGATGTCCTGCGTTGTTACATCATGATAGCAGTAGGTGTAATCTGGATGTAGTGGAACATCATATTTCTCTGAAATTTCAAATGCAGTTTTAGCATCAATTTTTTCGGTTTCAAGAGACTTTATATCTAAATCAGATTCTTGGTAACTCTCAGATTTTTGAATGGTTTGAACCCACCATTCACTGCACCATCCTGCAGGAAGCATTATATGGTTGTTTCTCAAAAATTCACCGAACGGTACAAGCATGTCGCCTAAAAATACTATTTCTTCGACTTGATATTTTATTTTCTTTGCCTGTTGTTCAGATTCTACTTTAACAACACTACCGTCCTTTAATTTAACTATGGGTCCTTCGATACTGTCACATGGAACTACACAGTTTCCTTTACCAGGTCTTTCAATTTTCATCTGGGTTCCAACTGCCAAGAACTCAACAATTTCCATTGTTGAGGGGTGTACGCCCATGGCTGCAAGGCCAGCATTTCTGGATCTGCCATACCTTAATCTGAAACCGCCCTTAGCCTGAGGATATGCCATCACAGGTCTTCCACCTATGATATCACGCATGTACTTATCATCTACTTTAGGAGCAGCATCAGAATCATCAGCATTAGGATCTGGGGCCTTTGAAAACTCACCCAACCAATCCCATCCATCTATCTTTAGTTTCTTAGCATATTTCATGACCTTGGGGGCCTTCTGTATAACTCCCTCTGCAATTGCAAGTAGAGCACCTCCCCTAATGTTGTTGGTTTCAACACGTTCCAGATCCCTGTGAGACACTTCTATCTTGTCTGTTGGCTCCCCCGTAACTTCTACAGGTATGTTTTTAACTGCTTTCCTGACTTCTTCTGGTTTTGGAGAGTACTGGAGGTTTGTGACTTCAGATTCGTAAAGCTCAACCTCTTCCACGTATCTTTCGATCTCAGTATCTACAGGTTTGTAAGTATCCAACTCAAGTGAAATTCTAATGTAATCTCCTATTAAAACTGCAAGTGCTGCTGCTGTACCTCCAGCACTCCTAATCGGTCCTGCAAAATAAACAGCAAGGTAATATCCGCTGTCAAAATTTCTCTTGATCTTGAGTTTGGCTATTCCCTCCAGCGGAGCCGCTACCACTCCTTCAGTTAGGATGGCCAAAGCTGTTCTTATGGCCTGATCAGATT is part of the Methanobacterium lacus genome and encodes:
- the nrdD gene encoding anaerobic ribonucleoside-triphosphate reductase, whose translation is MREDIERNERIIAALPTRAQTCVIKNNGIFERFTHEKIVKSCLMVGAPLWAAEKISSYVAKAAYDGISTAEIKMLVYDCLKKVDLKTADKYLASTALKVRTTRDTIEPFDQRKIEKTLIVETEASGELARKIATQTWKELKKLDVDYLTAPMIREIVNTKLVENGLETLRKKYTRLGIPVYNITNLIKNGSRDNANMIHNPETVHKYVADEALKQYALLRILPNELADAHMSGDIHIHDLEFFAGRPLNCLQHDLRFFIKHGLKVDGTGDHTSVAGPPNHIETLMNHSGEIMLAAQQNMSGGQSMSLWNVFVAPFAAGLPYGKVKQAVEMLIYNLNMAYAARGSQVPFTSMNLEFTVPKFLEDEPAYGPKGKQVGVYGDYEEETRLLQRAFTETLLAGDSDGKPHLFPNTIYNLRANMMNDEFYDDLKLVHELSAKYGSSYFVNNLPDYRGDMANYMGCRTSLGDNWTGDWEQDCFRTGNLAYVTLNLPRIAYNSRDDTDVFEYLDSYMKLGEEVLMLRREQAMNCLDNYNLLPFLTQEAEGDRYYHIDNATLSFGFVGLNEMLMSHCGNGIDDDDARKFGLDVLKHINKRADELKDKTGLRWSVLQTPAESTAYRFATLDKEKYGDKAILQGDAEASYYTNSSHVPVNSDVLLPEKIKIEEKFHPLTLGGHIFHAFMGESYSNPDSLMSLTEKIAKNSDIGFWAYSSALSFCIKCKTLMKGLQTQCGNCGETTEVEWYDRITGYVQQVGRSRSASGGWNPGKMKELMDRKRF
- the polC gene encoding DNA polymerase II large subunit; its protein translation is MGYFEVLEKETLKLYEIAKSARSKGHDIELEPEIPLAKDLAERVEGLVGPKGVAARIKELETDISREEVAFQIAREIVTDTDVEGRDDTLEVREQKSDQAIRTALAILTEGVVAAPLEGIAKLKIKRNFDSGYYLAVYFAGPIRSAGGTAAALAVLIGDYIRISLELDTYKPVDTEIERYVEEVELYESEVTNLQYSPKPEEVRKAVKNIPVEVTGEPTDKIEVSHRDLERVETNNIRGGALLAIAEGVIQKAPKVMKYAKKLKIDGWDWLGEFSKAPDPNADDSDAAPKVDDKYMRDIIGGRPVMAYPQAKGGFRLRYGRSRNAGLAAMGVHPSTMEIVEFLAVGTQMKIERPGKGNCVVPCDSIEGPIVKLKDGSVVKVESEQQAKKIKYQVEEIVFLGDMLVPFGEFLRNNHIMLPAGWCSEWWVQTIQKSESYQESDLDIKSLETEKIDAKTAFEISEKYDVPLHPDYTYCYHDVTTQDINELIQFINRELKTSDDPDLKAVSERIYDEGSGGLKLPISPEKRILEVLGIPHEIDGDELIISREDAYVLLNTLNRPVETEGSNTLEAVNSIAPVQIMAKAPTYLGARVGRPEKSKERKMKPAPHALFPIGTNGGNRRNIIDAAKKGTINVDIARCKCTECGVGSMQALCPVCGARTEPTSSGKKRINLANLLKKAYENVGVRKIDEIKGVVGMISEDKFPEPLEKGILRAKNDVFTFKDATIRHDSTNLPLTHFIPSEIGVTPQKLLELGYTNDIHGDKIEDPDQIVEIKIQDVVVSENCGDYLIRVSHFVDDLLEQLYGLERFYNVQTREDLVGQLVVGLAPHTSAGVLGRIVGFTKAACCYAHPYFHSAKRRNCDSDEDSIMLLLDALLNFSKVYLPSTRGGKMDAPLVLSSRIDPEEIDDESHNIDAMPYIPLELYEKTLDFEKPSDVLDLVDNVKRRLGTEDQYQGLIYSHTTSSIHSGPKVCLYKTLPTMKEKVDGQIKLAERIRAVDQKGVVEGVLTSHFLPDMAGNSRAFSRQKVRCTKCGRKYRRIPLSGNCSCGSNLILSISKGSVVKYLEISKNLSQRYPIDEYLVQRIELIETSINSLFESDKSKQSSLDVFL